Proteins co-encoded in one Pseudorhizobium banfieldiae genomic window:
- a CDS encoding ubiquinone biosynthesis hydroxylase, whose amino-acid sequence MWTLSSSQVSRESAQMLDMLVVGGGYVGLSAAVAVKQSAPHLKIEVIEAAPEHVWQNDQRASAIIAAASRMLEVLGVWQDILPQAQPINRMVVTDSRTADPVRPVFLTFDGAVEEGRPFAHMVPNVEMVRALRGACERLGIAIRHGLSATGFTTTSTKTTVTLSDGSTVDTRLLVACDGVKSKLRDMAGIKTVSWDYGQSGIVTTVEHERPHEGVAEEHFLPSGPFAILPLTGNRSSLVWTERREEAEQLVRADELVFEEELQRRFGHKLGAITVAGSRKAFPLGLTLARAFVAPRVALAGDAAHGIHPISGQGLNLGFKDVAALAETVVEADRLGLDIGALNVLERYQSWRRFDTFRMGVTTDVLNRLFSNDITPIRIARDFGLSLVERLPGLKSYFIGEAAGTSAPNQPKLLAGHPI is encoded by the coding sequence CGGCGGAGGCTATGTCGGGCTTTCTGCGGCGGTCGCGGTGAAGCAGTCTGCTCCACACCTGAAGATCGAAGTGATCGAGGCCGCGCCCGAACATGTCTGGCAGAATGACCAGAGAGCATCCGCGATCATCGCCGCTGCAAGCCGCATGCTCGAGGTCCTCGGCGTTTGGCAGGACATCCTGCCGCAAGCGCAGCCGATCAACAGGATGGTCGTCACCGATTCCCGCACCGCCGATCCGGTGCGGCCAGTCTTCCTGACCTTCGACGGCGCAGTAGAGGAAGGCCGCCCGTTCGCGCACATGGTGCCAAACGTGGAAATGGTGAGGGCATTGCGGGGCGCTTGCGAGCGGCTCGGCATTGCGATCCGGCACGGATTGTCCGCGACCGGCTTCACAACCACGAGCACGAAGACAACCGTCACCCTCTCCGATGGCAGCACGGTGGACACACGCCTGCTCGTCGCCTGTGACGGCGTAAAGTCGAAGCTGCGCGATATGGCGGGGATCAAGACTGTCAGCTGGGACTACGGCCAGTCGGGAATCGTGACGACGGTGGAACATGAGCGGCCGCATGAGGGCGTTGCCGAAGAACACTTTCTTCCTTCGGGCCCCTTTGCCATCCTACCTCTCACCGGCAATCGGTCGTCGCTGGTCTGGACCGAGCGGCGCGAGGAAGCGGAGCAGCTCGTTCGCGCTGATGAACTGGTGTTCGAGGAAGAACTGCAGCGTCGGTTCGGCCACAAGCTCGGCGCGATTACCGTCGCCGGTAGCAGAAAGGCATTCCCGCTCGGGTTGACCCTGGCACGCGCCTTCGTCGCTCCGCGTGTCGCACTTGCGGGGGATGCAGCGCACGGGATCCACCCGATCTCCGGGCAGGGCCTCAACCTGGGTTTCAAGGATGTTGCGGCGCTCGCGGAGACGGTCGTCGAAGCGGATCGGCTGGGTCTCGACATCGGCGCCCTGAACGTACTCGAGCGCTACCAGTCCTGGCGCCGTTTCGACACCTTCCGTATGGGGGTAACCACGGACGTGCTGAACCGCCTCTTCTCCAACGACATCACGCCGATCCGGATCGCCCGCGACTTCGGACTATCGCTGGTGGAACGGCTGCCCGGCCTGAAATCCTACTTCATCGGAGAGGCTGCCGGCACGTCCGCACCCAATCAGCCAAAGCTGCTGGCGGGACACCCGATCTGA
- a CDS encoding Trm112 family protein: MDQIVSKVDPKLLELLVCPLSKARLSFDREANELVSEKARLAYPIRDGVPIMLVSEARRLED; this comes from the coding sequence ATGGATCAGATTGTCAGCAAGGTCGACCCCAAACTGCTCGAACTTCTGGTCTGTCCGCTGTCGAAGGCAAGACTGAGTTTCGATCGCGAGGCAAATGAACTCGTCTCCGAAAAGGCGCGGCTCGCCTATCCCATCCGCGATGGTGTGCCGATCATGCTGGTCTCGGAGGCTAGACGGCTGGAAGATTAG
- a CDS encoding LON peptidase substrate-binding domain-containing protein, translating into MIVGNARYVKREDLPETVRVFPLTGALLLPGGQLPLNIFEPRYLALFDAALAGDRLIGIVQPALSDQGGNDVASPVLSSVGCIGRITSFAETGDGRYITSLSGVCRFRLLEEIGEGHPFRSFRIAPLMADLSAEDDEAAVDRAELLRVFRAYLDANKLEADWESVERAGNRTLVNSLSMMSPFGPAEKQALLEAPDLRTRAETLIAITEILLARGTGDTDTVLQ; encoded by the coding sequence ATGATTGTGGGTAATGCAAGATATGTGAAGCGGGAGGACCTGCCGGAGACGGTGCGGGTATTTCCCTTGACCGGGGCGCTTCTTCTGCCTGGTGGCCAGTTGCCGCTCAATATATTCGAGCCGCGCTATCTTGCCCTGTTCGATGCGGCATTGGCAGGTGACCGCCTGATCGGCATCGTGCAGCCGGCCCTGTCGGATCAGGGCGGAAACGACGTCGCAAGCCCAGTGCTCAGCAGCGTCGGGTGCATCGGGCGGATTACCTCGTTTGCCGAGACGGGAGACGGCCGCTACATCACTTCGCTCAGCGGGGTTTGCCGTTTTCGTCTCCTGGAGGAGATCGGCGAGGGCCATCCGTTCCGCAGCTTCAGGATCGCTCCATTGATGGCGGACCTCTCCGCCGAGGACGATGAGGCTGCGGTTGATCGCGCCGAACTGCTTCGTGTCTTTCGTGCCTATTTGGATGCAAACAAGCTCGAAGCCGACTGGGAGAGCGTGGAGCGGGCGGGCAACCGGACTCTGGTGAACTCGCTTTCGATGATGTCGCCCTTTGGTCCGGCCGAGAAGCAGGCGTTGCTTGAGGCTCCCGACCTCAGGACACGGGCAGAGACGCTGATCGCCATCACGGAGATCCTGCTTGCCCGCGGAACCGGCGACACCGACACCGTGCTACAGTAG
- the trxA gene encoding thioredoxin — MSGTDNPYGGSYGGQMTAKAQFGGAAAASGGNGAGSFIKDTSTAAFPADVMEESRRQPVLVDFWAPWCGPCKQLTPVLERVVNEAQGRVKLVKLNIDDHPAIPGQMGIQSIPAVVAFVDGRPVDGFMGAVPETQIRQFIDKVAGPAGADQAAEIEAAVGEADGLLAAGDVQSAAQLYGAVLQADPENAKAAAGMMRCMIELGDLARASQMLHSLPPEIAGDPAVQAVAKKLEQFEEARKLGDPAALEHQLSLHPDDHETRLKLAKVRNAEGKREEAAEHLLIIMRKDRSFDDDGARRQLVEFFEAWGPKDPNTIAARRRMSSILFA; from the coding sequence ATGAGCGGCACAGACAACCCCTATGGCGGCTCCTATGGTGGCCAGATGACGGCCAAGGCGCAGTTCGGCGGTGCGGCCGCAGCGAGCGGCGGCAATGGCGCAGGATCCTTCATCAAGGATACCAGCACGGCGGCCTTTCCTGCCGACGTGATGGAGGAATCGCGTCGCCAGCCTGTCCTGGTGGATTTCTGGGCGCCGTGGTGCGGGCCCTGCAAGCAGCTCACGCCCGTCCTGGAGCGCGTCGTCAACGAGGCGCAAGGGCGGGTGAAGCTCGTCAAGCTGAACATCGATGACCACCCCGCCATACCGGGCCAGATGGGCATCCAGTCGATCCCGGCCGTTGTCGCCTTTGTTGACGGGCGGCCGGTCGACGGGTTCATGGGGGCGGTGCCGGAGACCCAGATCCGGCAGTTCATCGACAAGGTCGCCGGTCCGGCGGGTGCCGATCAGGCTGCCGAGATCGAGGCTGCCGTTGGCGAGGCGGATGGTCTGCTTGCAGCCGGCGACGTCCAGTCGGCCGCCCAGCTCTACGGTGCTGTCCTGCAGGCGGATCCAGAAAATGCGAAGGCCGCTGCCGGGATGATGCGCTGCATGATCGAACTGGGCGATCTCGCGCGCGCTTCCCAGATGCTGCACTCGCTTCCCCCGGAAATTGCTGGCGACCCTGCCGTGCAGGCCGTAGCGAAGAAGCTCGAGCAGTTCGAGGAAGCGCGCAAGCTCGGCGACCCGGCTGCGCTCGAACACCAGTTGTCGCTCCATCCGGACGATCACGAGACGCGGCTGAAGCTCGCCAAGGTCCGCAATGCCGAAGGCAAGCGCGAGGAGGCAGCGGAGCACCTGCTGATCATCATGCGCAAGGACCGCAGCTTCGACGACGACGGCGCACGCCGCCAGCTCGTCGAGTTCTTCGAGGCTTGGGGGCCAAAGGATCCGAACACGATCGCCGCACGCCGGCGGATGTCGTCCATCCTGTTTGCCTGA
- a CDS encoding prolyl-tRNA synthetase associated domain-containing protein → MNDIAILPAPTTPEAFYAFLDKLGIAHKTKTHAPVFTVAESVSLRDEIPGGHTKNLFVKDKKDRYFVLTVEENATVDLKAVHKVIGASGRVSFGRPEKMMEYLGVMPGSVTVFGAINDTAGNVTFVLDEDLMKHELINGHPLSNDATTSVSRDDLLRFLEATGHTPLVLKVTD, encoded by the coding sequence ATGAACGACATCGCGATCCTGCCTGCGCCCACGACCCCCGAGGCTTTCTACGCTTTTCTCGACAAGCTCGGCATCGCCCACAAGACGAAGACGCATGCCCCGGTCTTCACGGTGGCGGAATCGGTGAGCCTGCGCGACGAGATCCCTGGCGGGCACACGAAGAACCTCTTCGTCAAGGACAAGAAGGACCGCTACTTCGTCCTGACGGTGGAAGAGAACGCGACGGTGGACCTGAAGGCGGTCCACAAGGTGATCGGTGCGTCGGGCCGAGTCTCCTTCGGCCGTCCGGAGAAGATGATGGAATATCTCGGCGTCATGCCAGGCTCCGTCACGGTGTTCGGCGCGATCAACGATACGGCCGGGAATGTCACCTTTGTTCTCGACGAGGATCTGATGAAGCATGAGCTCATCAACGGCCACCCGCTTTCCAACGATGCCACCACGTCCGTCAGTCGCGACGACCTGCTTCGCTTCCTGGAGGCGACCGGCCACACGCCGCTTGTCTTGAAAGTCACCGACTGA
- a CDS encoding aldose epimerase family protein — protein MAEQEVFGKTSRGETVHRLRISGGGLTASILTWGAMIQDLRLDGHKPPLVLGFEAFDDYPRYSPYFGATPGRVANRITGGRFRLDGKLHQLELNENGVTHLHGGSDGIAKRVWDIVDLAADRVVLRITDPDGRAGYPGNCTITATYNLAADGVLRVLYESSADQPTPCNICQHSYFNLDGAETALGHDIMIAADHILEVDERQCPTGNLTAVDGTPYDLRVMGPTDRLQNGERLLFDHNFCLSEGRVAKRSVALARSVNSGVSLEVRTTEPGIQFYSGYKLRVPTPGLEGRQYPAFAGFCLETQGWPDAVNHPGFPSAILRPGEVLRQETDYVFMKN, from the coding sequence ATGGCAGAGCAGGAAGTCTTCGGCAAAACGTCACGGGGCGAGACGGTCCATCGTCTGCGGATTTCCGGCGGCGGTCTCACGGCTTCCATCCTGACGTGGGGGGCGATGATCCAGGACCTGCGCCTGGACGGTCACAAGCCGCCGCTGGTGCTCGGCTTCGAAGCCTTCGACGACTATCCCCGCTACTCCCCCTATTTCGGGGCAACGCCCGGTCGCGTCGCCAACCGCATTACAGGTGGGCGTTTCAGGCTGGACGGCAAGCTTCACCAGTTGGAGCTCAACGAGAACGGCGTCACCCACCTCCACGGCGGCAGCGACGGCATCGCGAAGCGGGTCTGGGACATCGTAGACCTTGCGGCAGACCGGGTCGTGTTGCGGATCACCGATCCCGATGGCCGGGCGGGGTATCCGGGCAACTGCACCATTACCGCCACCTATAACCTTGCCGCCGATGGTGTGCTCCGCGTGCTCTACGAATCTTCGGCCGACCAGCCGACACCCTGCAACATCTGCCAGCACAGCTACTTCAATCTCGACGGCGCGGAGACGGCGCTCGGCCACGACATCATGATTGCAGCCGACCACATTCTGGAGGTCGACGAGCGGCAGTGTCCGACGGGAAACCTGACGGCTGTCGACGGCACGCCGTACGACCTGAGGGTCATGGGCCCGACGGACCGTTTGCAGAACGGCGAGCGTCTCCTCTTCGACCACAACTTCTGCCTTTCGGAGGGGCGGGTGGCGAAGCGCTCCGTGGCGCTTGCCCGCAGCGTCAATTCCGGCGTCTCGCTGGAAGTCCGCACCACGGAGCCCGGCATCCAGTTTTATTCGGGCTACAAGCTGAGAGTGCCGACCCCTGGCCTCGAAGGCCGTCAGTATCCGGCCTTTGCGGGCTTCTGCCTCGAAACGCAAGGCTGGCCGGATGCGGTGAACCATCCCGGCTTCCCAAGCGCGATCCTGAGGCCGGGCGAAGTGCTGCGCCAGGAGACGGACTACGTCTTCATGAAGAACTGA
- a CDS encoding vWA domain-containing protein — protein sequence MLLSFFLQLRVEKVPVTLREYLSLIEGMKQGLADFDIDAFYFLARTCLVKDERHIDRFDRVFASHFRGLQAVSGEAGLEASELPEEWLRRLAEKHLTEEEKRLIETLGGFEKLMETLRKRLEEQKGRHQGGSKWIGTAGTSPFGAYGYNPEGVRIGQEGSRHRRAVKVWDKREFSDLDDTVELGTRNIKIALRRLRRWVREGAAEEFDLQGTIRSTAEHGYLDVQTRPERRNAVKLLMFFDVGGSMDDHVREVEELFSAVRSEFRHLEHFYFHNCLYESVWKNNGRRSERLPTEAIINGFGSDYRVIFVGDASMSPYEISHPGGSVEHWNKEPGETWLRRITAHFHRFAWINPVQEAHWSYVQSIAMMRHILSERMYPLTLGGLEQVTRVLSR from the coding sequence ATGCTGCTTTCGTTTTTCCTGCAGCTGAGGGTGGAAAAGGTGCCCGTCACGCTGCGCGAATACCTGAGCCTCATCGAGGGGATGAAGCAGGGCCTGGCGGATTTCGATATCGACGCCTTCTACTTTCTCGCGCGCACCTGCCTGGTGAAGGACGAGCGACACATCGATCGGTTCGATCGGGTCTTCGCGTCGCACTTCCGTGGGCTGCAGGCGGTATCGGGAGAGGCCGGACTGGAGGCGAGCGAACTCCCAGAGGAGTGGCTGCGCAGGCTCGCGGAAAAGCACCTGACGGAGGAAGAGAAGCGGCTCATCGAGACGCTCGGCGGCTTCGAGAAGCTGATGGAGACGCTGCGCAAGCGGCTGGAGGAGCAGAAGGGCCGCCACCAGGGTGGATCGAAGTGGATCGGAACTGCCGGCACTTCGCCCTTCGGCGCCTATGGCTACAACCCCGAGGGTGTCCGCATCGGGCAGGAGGGCTCGCGGCATCGTCGTGCGGTCAAGGTCTGGGACAAGCGCGAGTTTTCCGACCTCGACGACACGGTGGAACTCGGCACCCGTAACATCAAGATCGCCCTTCGCCGGCTGCGGCGGTGGGTGCGGGAGGGTGCCGCAGAGGAATTCGACCTGCAGGGGACAATCCGCTCCACCGCGGAACACGGATATCTCGACGTGCAGACGCGACCCGAGCGCCGCAACGCCGTCAAGCTCTTGATGTTCTTCGATGTCGGAGGCTCTATGGACGACCATGTGCGGGAGGTCGAGGAGCTTTTCTCCGCCGTCCGCAGCGAATTTCGCCACCTGGAGCATTTTTATTTCCACAACTGTCTCTACGAGAGCGTCTGGAAAAACAATGGCCGGCGGTCGGAGCGACTGCCCACGGAAGCGATCATTAACGGGTTTGGCAGCGACTACCGGGTGATCTTCGTTGGGGACGCATCGATGAGCCCCTACGAGATCAGCCATCCGGGTGGTTCCGTGGAGCACTGGAACAAGGAACCGGGAGAGACTTGGCTTCGCCGCATCACCGCACACTTCCACCGCTTCGCCTGGATCAATCCGGTACAGGAAGCGCACTGGAGCTACGTGCAGTCTATCGCGATGATGCGCCACATACTGTCGGAGCGGATGTACCCGCTCACCCTCGGCGGCCTGGAGCAGGTTACGCGGGTCCTCAGCCGCTAG
- the metA gene encoding homoserine O-acetyltransferase MetA, which translates to MPIKIPDTLPAFEILVQEGVRVMTETVAVRQDIRPLQIGLLNLMPNKIKTELQMARLVGATPLQVELSLVRIGGHKAKNTSEEHLLSFYDTWDEVKHRKFDGFIITGAPVETLPFESVTYWDEMQQILDWTTTNVHSTMNVCWGAMAAIYHFHGVQKHELKEKAFGVYRHRNLCPSSVYLTGFSDDFQVPVSRWTEVRREDIDKIPDLRILMESDEMGVCLVEEAKGRRLYMFNHVEYDSTSLAEEYFRDVNAGVPIKMPHDYFPHNDVTLPPQNRWRSHAHLLFGNWINEIYQTTHYDLERIGTE; encoded by the coding sequence ATGCCGATCAAGATCCCCGATACGCTGCCCGCCTTCGAAATCCTCGTGCAGGAGGGCGTGCGGGTGATGACCGAGACGGTTGCGGTACGGCAGGACATCCGGCCGCTGCAGATCGGGCTCCTCAACCTCATGCCGAACAAGATCAAGACCGAGCTGCAGATGGCGCGCCTCGTCGGCGCGACTCCGCTTCAGGTGGAGCTGTCGCTGGTAAGGATCGGTGGCCACAAGGCGAAGAACACGTCGGAGGAGCACCTGCTCTCCTTCTACGATACCTGGGACGAGGTGAAGCATCGGAAGTTCGACGGCTTCATCATCACCGGTGCGCCGGTCGAGACGCTGCCCTTCGAGAGCGTGACCTACTGGGACGAGATGCAGCAGATCCTCGACTGGACAACCACCAATGTCCATTCGACGATGAATGTCTGCTGGGGCGCAATGGCGGCGATCTACCACTTCCATGGCGTGCAGAAGCACGAGTTGAAGGAGAAGGCGTTCGGGGTCTACCGCCACCGCAATCTCTGCCCCTCGTCCGTCTACCTGACCGGCTTCTCGGACGACTTCCAGGTGCCGGTGTCGCGCTGGACGGAGGTTCGCCGCGAGGACATCGACAAGATCCCGGACCTCAGGATCCTGATGGAATCGGACGAGATGGGGGTCTGCCTCGTCGAGGAAGCGAAAGGCCGCCGACTCTACATGTTCAATCACGTGGAATATGATTCCACGTCGCTGGCGGAGGAGTACTTCCGCGACGTCAATGCGGGCGTGCCGATCAAGATGCCGCACGACTACTTTCCGCATAATGACGTGACGCTGCCGCCGCAGAACCGCTGGCGCAGCCACGCGCATCTCCTGTTCGGCAACTGGATCAACGAGATCTACCAGACCACCCATTACGACCTGGAGCGGATCGGGACCGAGTAG
- a CDS encoding AAA family ATPase codes for MQFHGTSDYIADTDLMVAVNAAIRLERPLLVKGEPGAGKTELARQIASALGLDLIEWNVKSTTKAQQGLYEYDAVSRLRDSQLGDERVNDVRNYIRQGKLWQAFAAPQKTVLLIDEIDKADIEFPNDLLQELDRMDFHVYETGETVKAQQRPIVIITSNNEKELPDAFLRRCFFHYIRFPDAETLARIVEVHYPGIKQELVRNALAQFYQIREVPGLRKKPSTSEALDWIRLLVSDDIDPADLRADVKTILPRLHGALLKNEQDVHLFERLAFMARRER; via the coding sequence ATGCAGTTTCATGGTACATCCGACTATATCGCCGATACCGACCTGATGGTCGCGGTCAACGCAGCCATCCGCCTCGAGCGACCGCTCCTGGTCAAGGGCGAGCCGGGGGCCGGCAAGACGGAACTCGCCCGGCAGATCGCCTCGGCGCTCGGTCTCGATCTCATCGAGTGGAACGTCAAGTCGACTACCAAGGCTCAGCAAGGCCTTTACGAGTACGATGCTGTCTCGCGTCTGCGCGACAGCCAACTCGGTGACGAGCGCGTGAATGACGTTCGCAACTATATCCGGCAGGGGAAGCTCTGGCAGGCCTTTGCCGCGCCGCAGAAGACCGTCCTGCTGATCGACGAGATCGACAAGGCGGATATCGAGTTTCCGAACGACCTCCTGCAGGAACTCGACCGGATGGACTTCCATGTCTACGAGACAGGCGAGACGGTGAAGGCGCAGCAGAGGCCGATCGTCATCATCACCTCGAACAACGAGAAGGAACTGCCGGATGCCTTCCTTCGCCGCTGTTTCTTCCATTACATCCGGTTTCCTGATGCCGAGACCCTCGCGCGCATCGTCGAGGTGCACTATCCGGGCATCAAGCAGGAACTGGTCCGAAACGCTCTGGCGCAGTTCTATCAGATCAGGGAGGTGCCGGGCCTGCGCAAGAAGCCGTCCACCTCCGAGGCGCTCGACTGGATCCGGTTGCTGGTCTCAGACGACATCGACCCAGCCGACCTGCGTGCCGACGTCAAGACGATCCTGCCCCGGCTGCACGGGGCATTGCTGAAGAACGAGCAGGACGTCCACCTGTTCGAACGGCTGGCCTTCATGGCCCGGCGGGAACGGTAG
- a CDS encoding thiamine diphosphokinase codes for MTKSTFTILLGGELTVTQRLREALEGSRFIAADGGMRHAATLRIEPELWVGDFDSTPPALIEAQSGVPRQPYPAAKNETDGEIATAEAIDRGAERLVLAGALGGERSDHALQHVFHALSLAERGIEVLLTSGAEEAVPLLPGRRLLDLPAGSLFSVIGFSELEGLDILNARYPLENFVLPFGSSRTISNVAEGPVAFSLKRGKAMIFARPYDLTGA; via the coding sequence ATGACCAAGTCCACGTTCACGATCCTCCTCGGAGGCGAGCTCACCGTCACGCAGCGGCTGCGCGAAGCGCTCGAAGGAAGCCGCTTCATCGCGGCCGACGGCGGCATGCGACATGCCGCAACCCTCCGCATCGAGCCTGAGCTCTGGGTCGGTGATTTCGACTCGACACCGCCCGCGCTGATCGAGGCGCAGTCCGGAGTTCCGCGGCAGCCCTACCCCGCAGCGAAGAACGAGACGGATGGAGAGATCGCGACGGCGGAAGCGATTGACCGGGGTGCCGAGCGCTTGGTGCTTGCTGGCGCGCTCGGCGGCGAGCGAAGCGACCATGCCCTGCAGCATGTCTTCCACGCCCTCAGCCTGGCCGAACGTGGCATTGAAGTCCTTCTGACCTCCGGCGCCGAAGAAGCCGTCCCTCTGCTTCCCGGACGCCGCCTTCTGGATCTGCCGGCAGGCTCGCTGTTCTCTGTCATCGGTTTTTCCGAGCTGGAAGGCCTCGACATCCTCAACGCCCGTTATCCGCTCGAGAACTTCGTCTTGCCCTTCGGCTCGTCGCGGACGATTTCCAATGTGGCAGAGGGTCCGGTGGCCTTCTCGCTCAAGCGCGGGAAGGCGATGATCTTCGCCCGCCCATACGATCTGACAGGAGCCTGA
- a CDS encoding ABC-F family ATP-binding cassette domain-containing protein, which produces MAPPILKLDDIFLSFGGTPLLAGAGLQVEPGDRICLVGRNGSGKSTLMKIAAGLVEPQSGEVFRHPGATIRYLEQAPDFGDHRTVQAYAEAGLGPGDDPYRVTYLLEHLGLSGEEDPNRLSGGEARRAALARVMAPEPDILMLDEPTNHLDLPTIEWLEEELRKTRSALVLISHDRRFLEKVSTATVWLDRGTSRRLDRGFSYFEAWRDEVLAAEELEQHKLGKAIEREEHWLRYGVTARRKRNMRRLGELQTMRAAYRGHKGPQGSVQAAASEGRESGKLVIEAEAITKSYGHRLIVAPFSIRVHRGDRIGLVGPNGAGKTTLLKMLTGQLDPDSGTVRLGTNLEIATLDQKREDLDPEDTLSHYLTDGRGETLLVNGEQRHVAGYMKDFLFQPEQIRTPIKNLSGGERARLILARIMARPSNLLILDEPTNDLDIETLDLLQEIVAGYNGTVILVSHDRDFLDRTVTSTIAPADPETPDGRWIEYAGGYSDMLAQRRGVQEERRRSERQARERTETSAPAAEAPKNRGKLSFKQKFALENLPKDIAKAEAEISAREKRMADPYLFTRDPAGFTALASELEALRKQLAEMEEEWLELEMLREELEG; this is translated from the coding sequence GTGGCACCTCCCATCCTCAAACTCGACGACATCTTCCTGAGCTTCGGGGGCACGCCTCTCCTGGCCGGTGCGGGACTGCAGGTGGAGCCGGGCGACCGCATCTGCCTCGTCGGCCGCAACGGATCCGGCAAGTCGACCCTGATGAAGATCGCGGCTGGGTTGGTCGAGCCGCAGTCCGGGGAAGTATTCCGCCATCCGGGTGCCACCATACGATACCTGGAGCAGGCGCCGGATTTTGGGGACCACCGGACGGTACAGGCCTATGCCGAAGCGGGCCTCGGTCCAGGGGACGATCCCTATCGCGTCACCTACCTCCTGGAGCATCTCGGCCTGAGCGGCGAAGAGGATCCGAACCGACTGTCGGGAGGCGAGGCCCGGCGGGCGGCGCTCGCCCGCGTCATGGCGCCAGAACCAGACATCCTGATGCTGGACGAGCCGACCAACCATCTCGACCTGCCGACGATCGAATGGCTGGAGGAGGAACTGAGGAAGACGCGGAGCGCTCTCGTCCTCATCTCACACGACCGGCGCTTCCTAGAGAAGGTATCGACGGCGACGGTTTGGCTCGATCGCGGCACGTCGCGACGTCTCGATCGCGGATTTTCGTATTTCGAGGCTTGGAGGGACGAGGTACTGGCGGCGGAGGAACTGGAGCAGCACAAGCTGGGCAAGGCGATCGAGCGCGAGGAGCACTGGCTGCGCTACGGCGTGACGGCCCGGCGCAAGCGCAACATGCGCCGGCTGGGGGAACTGCAGACGATGCGTGCCGCCTATCGCGGTCACAAAGGCCCGCAAGGGTCAGTCCAGGCGGCGGCATCGGAAGGTCGGGAATCCGGAAAGCTGGTGATCGAGGCAGAAGCGATCACCAAGAGTTATGGACACCGGCTTATCGTCGCGCCCTTCTCCATCCGCGTACACCGCGGCGACAGGATAGGCCTTGTGGGACCCAACGGTGCCGGAAAGACGACGCTGTTGAAGATGCTGACGGGGCAGCTCGATCCGGATTCGGGAACGGTGCGGCTCGGGACAAATCTCGAAATCGCCACGCTGGACCAGAAGCGGGAGGACCTCGATCCCGAGGACACGCTTTCCCACTACCTCACCGACGGACGCGGCGAAACGCTTCTCGTCAATGGCGAGCAGCGTCACGTCGCGGGCTACATGAAGGATTTCCTGTTCCAGCCCGAGCAGATCCGCACGCCGATCAAGAACCTTTCCGGCGGCGAGCGGGCACGGCTGATCCTGGCGCGGATCATGGCCAGGCCCTCCAACCTGCTGATCCTCGATGAGCCGACCAACGATCTCGACATCGAGACACTGGATCTGCTGCAGGAGATCGTCGCCGGCTACAACGGCACTGTCATTCTGGTCAGCCACGACCGCGACTTCCTCGACCGGACGGTCACCTCGACCATAGCACCCGCCGATCCGGAAACGCCGGACGGGCGCTGGATCGAATATGCAGGCGGGTACTCCGACATGCTGGCACAACGCCGCGGCGTCCAGGAGGAAAGGCGGCGTTCCGAACGCCAGGCAAGGGAGAGGACGGAGACGTCGGCGCCGGCCGCTGAGGCGCCGAAAAACCGCGGCAAGCTGTCCTTCAAGCAGAAGTTCGCGCTGGAGAACCTGCCGAAGGACATCGCCAAGGCCGAGGCCGAGATTTCCGCCCGGGAGAAGCGAATGGCGGATCCCTACCTTTTCACGAGAGATCCGGCAGGCTTCACCGCCCTGGCTTCTGAACTGGAGGCGCTACGCAAGCAGCTCGCAGAGATGGAAGAGGAATGGCTCGAGCTTGAAATGCTGCGCGAGGAGTTGGAGGGGTGA
- a CDS encoding response regulator, translating into MLTSVTSGWQTPVSEEHRVLIVEDEFLIALDVADTVEAMGLKVAGLANGRNPALALAQSADIALVDVNLADGKTGPSIGRELAEKYGVAVIFMTANPEEIEAGSYGPLGVLTKPVMPHVIEQTIGYILAGRTGGYAELPRELRVLQSAH; encoded by the coding sequence ATGCTGACAAGTGTAACGAGTGGTTGGCAGACCCCGGTCTCTGAGGAACATCGCGTCCTGATCGTGGAAGACGAGTTTCTCATCGCCTTGGACGTGGCCGATACGGTCGAAGCCATGGGCTTGAAGGTCGCAGGCCTCGCCAATGGCCGCAACCCCGCCCTGGCACTCGCCCAGTCGGCAGACATTGCCCTTGTCGATGTCAATCTGGCTGACGGCAAGACTGGACCGTCGATCGGCCGCGAACTCGCCGAGAAATATGGCGTTGCGGTCATCTTCATGACTGCCAATCCTGAAGAGATCGAAGCCGGAAGCTATGGGCCGCTCGGGGTGCTGACGAAGCCGGTAATGCCGCATGTGATCGAGCAGACGATCGGCTATATCCTTGCAGGCCGAACGGGAGGTTATGCCGAACTCCCCCGCGAGCTTCGCGTCCTTCAAAGCGCCCACTAA